Within Streptomyces albofaciens JCM 4342, the genomic segment GCTCGTGACCGACCATCAGGATCAGCAGCGGCTGCTCGTGGGAGCCCTCCAGGCCGAGCTCCTCCATGTACGAGATGTTGTCGAAGCCGAGCGCGGCACCGCAGCCCACGCCGATCCCGCTGCTCGCCGTGTAAACGGCCTGTGCGACGGACCCCACCAGGGCGTTGACCAGGCGGTAGCCGCGGGGTCCGACGGCGTCGATGACGTCGTTGCCGCGCACCACCGGCACCACGACGGCCCCGGCCTGCTCCAGGTTGTAGTTGTTCAGGAAGTAGTTGCGCTGCAGGAAGGTGCCGTAGGACCCGGCCTTCACCAGGACCAGTTCGTCCGTGTCCGGCACGTATTCGTAGATCCCTGGCTCGACGCCCTCGACGTGGTTGACGAACACGTGGAACTTCACCAGGCCGAGCCCCTGCCCGTCGGCTCCGGACAGGTCGCACGGCAGGGCGGCGCCGGTCTCGGCGGCGGCCAGGACGGTGCTCAGCTCGGCCCGCGTGAGGCGCCGCAGCGCCGAGAACCCGCCGAAACTGCTGCGTCGGCCGTGCAGTGCCTCGGATACGCCGGCCGGGCCGAAGTCCGCCGGGCCGAGCGGCAGCCGCTGCCCGTCGCCGGCCGGCAGCGCCGTCGCCGGGGCGAGGGCCTCAGGTGCGGGCCGCCGGCCGGCGTCGGTGCGGGTGTCGGCGTGGATGGCCTGGAGCAGTTCGAACCGCAGCACGGTACGGGAGCGCTCCTCGTCGGTGTGCCGGACCGAAGAGCGGACCGGGGAGGAGGCCGCCCCGTGGCTCGCGCCGTCCCAGGCGAGCGGTACGACCGCGAAGACGCCCTCGTCGTCCGGATCGGACCCGATCAGCTCGCCCAGACGTGTCTCGTCGAACCAGAACGCCGGCCGGACCTCCAGGTTCCGCGCGCCGGCCCACAGCCGCCAGGTCTGTATGACGGTGCCGATGTCCATCGTGGTGGCGTGGTAGCTGAAGCTGTTGTACTTGAAGGCGTTCTGCCAGAACTTCAGGCCCAGCAGCAGGAACTGGTCGGTGATGACGGCGTCGGAGCCGGCGGTCTCCAGCGCGGCGGCGACCTGCCCGCTGACGTCGCCGCTGAGCAGCCGCTGGATGCCGTGCTGCGGCGAGTTGTAGTAGTAGACACCGGGCGCTACGGGGGCGCTGGGCCCGGCCACCCAGTAGATGCTCACCGGGTAGAGGCCTCCGCCGGAGGCGGTGCCCCGCGCGAACTTCGCCGAGCGGTACGACTGCACCTTGTCCAGGTCGTCGTTGGCGTTGATCTCGATGCGGCGGGCGAGACGGCCGTAGGACTCCAGCAACATCCCGGACAGCGACTCCATGGTGAAGCCCGCCGTACCGGTGCCGCCCCCGGCCGTGAAGGCGGTCCGCAGCGAGGCGTCGCCGTCCACGGTCGCGGGCAGTTCGATCGTGTCCAGGCCCCGGTAGAGCTTGGTCTGCCGGGGGGCGTCGGCCCAGTTGGGCTGGAAGTTGCGCGGCGGCATGCCGTCGCGGCCGCGGTGCAGCACGGCGTCGAGGTACTCGTGCGCGAAAGCCATCGCGAAGTCCTTTGCAGATCAGGCGCGTTCAGCGGGTTCAGGGGAATGGGTGCGGGGCCCGGTTGAGGTCCGCCTCGGTCAGGTCCCGGTCGGTGAGTCCGGCGAGCCGGGGCGCCGTGCGCAGCCGGGGCATGCCGAGCGCACGCTGCCGGGACCAGCCGAAGTCGATGGGCAGCAAGCCGGGCACGATCACCCCGGCCGTGCTCAGGCCCGACTCCCGTTGCAGGGCGAGGCTCTGGTCGACGGCGATGACGTCGAACCCGGCCCCGGCGAGCATCGCCACACAGGCGTCGACGACGGCACGCGGATCACCGGCCGGGCGCAGCCGTTCGTCCAGGTCGGCGTAGGTCTCGGCGAGTGAGCGCCGGCCCCGGTCCGCCAGCAGGAACTCCGCGTGCCGCCGCATCCCGGGCAGGCCGTAGAGCAACGGATGGTCATGCAGGCCGAGCACCCGGTCGAAGTCGTCCACCATGGGCGCCAGCCGGTCCAGGTTCCAGGCGACGCGGCGCGGCAGGTGCGGGGCGTCGGTGGCGATCTCCACCAGTGCGGCCCGCAGCGCCTGCTCCGGGTCCGGGGAGGCGCCGGCGCCGAACGCCAGCGTCCCCGGGCCGCCGTCGACCCGCTCGGCCACCGCGATGACGACGGGCACACCGAAGCTCACCCGGGCGTCGAAGAACCGGGCCCGGTAGCCGTGCAGAGCGAGCCGGTCGATGAGCGCCCGGGTGGCCGCCGAGCGGCTCGTCCCGCCGTCGATCTCGGGCAGCGCCAGCCCGCCGTACCAGGCGAGCAGGAACGCGTCGCGTTCGATCAGCTCCATCAGGCCGAAGTGGACGGCCTCGGTGAGCGTGCTGCCCGAGGCGCAGCCGTTGGAGCACTCCTGGACGAAGCGTTCGGCGAGCGGCACCGAGTGGTAGTAGGTCAGCAGCTCCGGTACGAGCACCGGCGCACCGTCGCGCAGGGAGCGGCCCCACACCCAGGGGAGTGTCCGGTCCTCGGTGAAGGGCGCCACCCGGCGTGGGTCGCGGGCGTAGAACTCCTCCGAGTACACCCCGCAGTCCCGCGGATCCAGCGCCCGCCGACCGGACTCGCGCAGCTCGCGCAGGCTCGCCTCGGTGCTCGTCACCCGGGCCCGTGACCGCATGCCGGCGTACCGCTCCAGCCCCTCCAGCAGGCCCACCCGCGCGCTGTCGCGGTAGCTGAGCGTGTGGCCGCCCCAGAACGTCTCGTGCAGATAGGTCCCGGAACGCAGATCCATCCGCCCGTACGTCGATGCCGTGGTCGGCGAGTCGTACTCGCGCACCACGCCCGGACCCAACACCCCGCACACGGGGTTGGCCAGCGCCTCCTCGTCCAGCTGAAGGTCGTCCAGCGAACGCAGCCGGAAGC encodes:
- a CDS encoding SagB family peptide dehydrogenase — its product is MAFAHEYLDAVLHRGRDGMPPRNFQPNWADAPRQTKLYRGLDTIELPATVDGDASLRTAFTAGGGTGTAGFTMESLSGMLLESYGRLARRIEINANDDLDKVQSYRSAKFARGTASGGGLYPVSIYWVAGPSAPVAPGVYYYNSPQHGIQRLLSGDVSGQVAAALETAGSDAVITDQFLLLGLKFWQNAFKYNSFSYHATTMDIGTVIQTWRLWAGARNLEVRPAFWFDETRLGELIGSDPDDEGVFAVVPLAWDGASHGAASSPVRSSVRHTDEERSRTVLRFELLQAIHADTRTDAGRRPAPEALAPATALPAGDGQRLPLGPADFGPAGVSEALHGRRSSFGGFSALRRLTRAELSTVLAAAETGAALPCDLSGADGQGLGLVKFHVFVNHVEGVEPGIYEYVPDTDELVLVKAGSYGTFLQRNYFLNNYNLEQAGAVVVPVVRGNDVIDAVGPRGYRLVNALVGSVAQAVYTASSGIGVGCGAALGFDNISYMEELGLEGSHEQPLLILMVGHERGRFAGCRFENS
- a CDS encoding TOMM precursor leader peptide-binding protein: MTGTLTVREAGARTEPAWEELHTALAPVLAGRGLRVDIASLGVRDELSVPARELTDDLASGGGETHPDGSTVSLRFYGHLAVLGPVRPSGAARPCGQCLNRRWQVVRSKELRDALELGGRTCALDGTPYLTPFAVETLGRLLAWLAESPGLRDPYGAVGSATVVLLDLRSLRSRAFRLTADPECPVCAEATVDDERHADWELPRSAAPAGGGFRLRSLDDLQLDEEALANPVCGVLGPGVVREYDSPTTASTYGRMDLRSGTYLHETFWGGHTLSYRDSARVGLLEGLERYAGMRSRARVTSTEASLRELRESGRRALDPRDCGVYSEEFYARDPRRVAPFTEDRTLPWVWGRSLRDGAPVLVPELLTYYHSVPLAERFVQECSNGCASGSTLTEAVHFGLMELIERDAFLLAWYGGLALPEIDGGTSRSAATRALIDRLALHGYRARFFDARVSFGVPVVIAVAERVDGGPGTLAFGAGASPDPEQALRAALVEIATDAPHLPRRVAWNLDRLAPMVDDFDRVLGLHDHPLLYGLPGMRRHAEFLLADRGRRSLAETYADLDERLRPAGDPRAVVDACVAMLAGAGFDVIAVDQSLALQRESGLSTAGVIVPGLLPIDFGWSRQRALGMPRLRTAPRLAGLTDRDLTEADLNRAPHPFP